Part of the Pedobacter roseus genome is shown below.
AAAAATGAATTGCGTTGCTCATCTTTTTCATCCTTGCTTTCATTTTGGAAATAAGTGGCTGGTTTATAATCATCAGGATTGTAAAGGCCTTTGTAAGTATTAAAATGGTTTAATGTGCGTACCATGCCCATGTAGGTATTGGCCAAATCCCACATGGTTACTTCGCTACCACCTAAAATTAACGACAGGCCATAATGATCTGCCGGTTGGTTTAATGTGCCAATTCCTAATTTCTTAAGCTTGTCGTAAAAACGTTCGTATTTGTATTGCTGCAGCATTTTTACCGCCGGGATGTTTAGGGAGCGGCTCAGTGCTTTATCTGCAGCGATGGCACCATCGTAACCCAGATCGTAATTTTGTGGCGAATAACCTGCTATTTGAGTTGGAATATCTGGGATTAATGTGTGTGGTAATATAAAACCATCATTCATCATGCTGGCATAAAGCAATGGTTTTAAGGTACTGCCCGGGCTGCGCGGCGCTTTAATCATATCAACATGACTTTGCAGATCAGCATTTTCCGGTTGATAGATGTTGCCTACATAACTTACTACATGGCCTGTTCTGGCATCAAGCACCAGGGCCGAAATATTATTGATGTCGTTGGCCCTATAGCGGTTGTTGTAACGCTTTAATATCGTATTTATCTTTAACTGAATATTTTCGTCCAGTGTGGAGGTAATTCTCGTAGAGTTGATTTTAAGACTTACCCTTTCTGTTTTAAAACGGTTTAATAAGTGTGGCGCATTTTGTGGTAGGGGCATGGGTTTACCCGGAACAGGCTCTAGTTTTGATAAATTAGCTGTAGCCTGATCGATGTAATGAAGTTGGGCAAGTTTGTCTAGTAAATCGTTTCTTTTTTTGATTAGTCTGGTCGAATTTTTACCAGGGTGAACCAAAGACGGGCTGTTAGGAAGAACTGCCAAAGTAGCCATTTCACCCCATGACAATGTTTTGGCATCGCGGCCATAATAGCGCCAGCTAGCTGCTTCTAAACCGACAACATTGCTTCCAAAAGGGGCATTGGCAGCGTACAAACCTAAAATTTCTGCTTTTGAATATTTGAGTTCTAAGCGCAAGGCTAAAATTACTTCCAGGAGCTTTTGCCAAACGGTCCGATCTTGTTTTCTAGAAAGGCGGATTACCTGCATGGTTAAGGTACTTCCGCCACTTACCACACTTTTTGCCCGCCAGTTCTGACGCATAGCCCTGCTCATGGCCAAAATATCTACACCGAAGTGGTTGTAAAACCGTTTATCTTCGAAAGCGATAATACAATCTTTAAATTTTACCGGAACGCTATCGGCCACCGGGAAACGCCACTGTCCATCGCTGGCAATCGCAGCACTCAGTAATTTGCCATTGCTGGCTTCAATTACAAAGGAAGTAGGTGTTTTGAAAAGTTTTGAAGGCAGTGAAAATAAAAACGTCAAAAGCAGGACAATACAGATGAGATCAGAAATGAGAAATGCTTTTGGGATTTTGTTCATTTGTTTTTTGTAATAGAAACCTTACTTATATTCCAAGGTATACATAAAGATTAGATACCGACACATATGATCTTATTCTTTATCAAAACTATAAATGTCACCAGATTTTTCATTGCATTTTCTGAAAAATTGTTTAGGAATTCCGTTTCTGAAATTAACTATTGTTTGTGTCTTCTTATTACATTCTACATCTGAATTTTTAAATATTAATGCTCCATTTTTCAGTTCAGTTGGTAAATCTCTGATTGAATTCAAATAATAATTTCCGATATACTGATTTTTATTGTTAAAAATTAAAATCCGAGAGGTTGCCCTATGTGATAAACCCCAGAGCCATATAGAATTCATGATTTTGAATGTCTGACCGCCTTGTGTTTTAATTTTACCTAAATATTTGAGATGAGTTTCAGTTCCACCACTTTGTGTCCACTTTCCATCTATATATAATTTATTGATTATTGCCTGTTCCAAAACATGTTTTTGCATTTTTTTTCGGCATTTTGGCCACGTACTGGAATTATGAATGAAATAAAGCATACGGTAAAAAGAGTAATTCGTTTATTTGACATAAATATGAAATGGCTCGATGCTAATATCTAAGTGTTTAGTGCATTATTGGCAGCAATGAATATAATTTATTTATGGAAATAAAAACCTCGCAGGTTTCAAAAACCTGCGAGGTTAAATATACCTATTTCACCACCTGCACCCACTTACCAGCTTCTGTAGCCGAAATATCATTATTATACATCGCTTCGCATTGCACAGCTGATAAATAAAATTTACCCAAATAAGAAGCATTAAGTAACACTTTATAAACCAGACTTTCACCTTCTCTTACGTTAAAGTAAGTGAAAACACGGTCGTCTCTTATATCCTGATAAGTAAATGGAGATGAGGCCAAAATACTTTGGTTATCGTTAACACGGGTATTGATTATTTCCCATCCAGATGGAAAAATTTGGGTTAGCGCCATTTGTTCATAATAACCCATCCTGCCAGGATTTTTTACCGTTACTTCTGCGTAGAAATCAGTGCCTTGTTTTAAAATGCTTGGATCTAAAACTTTACCGTTTAATCGTTTGTAAATCACATTCATATCCAAAACCTCAGGTCGGTTAGGTAAGAAGTTGTTCTGACCTGCAACAGGCTGTCCTTCTAAAACCAAACGCACAAACAATACATTATTTCCATTATTGGTAACTGATGCCGTATTGCCTTTAAAGGTTACAGGCGTACTATTAATGTACTGGTTCGAGTTTACTGGAGCAGTTTTTCCATCCAGAACATATTGGTACTGCAATTTATTTGCCGATTGATTTGAACCGCAGAACTTTGCAATAGCCAATAAACTGTAAGCTGTTGTTTGTGTACTGTACCAGGTATTTTCGCCTAGCTTGGCCGCTAAAGGTTGCAATAAACTGGCTGCTTTTGCTTTCTGACCAAGTAGGGTAAGGGTTTCTAAAATCATGGCCTGATCACGAACATCAGACCCATACGTGCCACCCAGCTGTTTGTAGGCCTGAATAGAAGTATCCAATCCTCTGATCATATTTTGAGCCACATCATTTTGTCCGGCAAGTTTGTATGCTGCTGCCAACCGCCATTTTGCGGCAACAGATAAATATTCAAAAGCTTTTAACCGGTTCATTGCCGCCATTTCTGGCTTTTTAGCTAGCGCCAGCATGTATAAGCGGTAAGCCTGAGATAAATCGCCACCATAAAAATTGTTGCTGTTTGGAGCCCAGTTTGCTGCTTTTGATTTTTGATAACGTAACAAGTCATCCAATAGGCCAACAGGAAGGGTATAACCAGCATTTTGCGCTTCTACCAGGAAATGCCCCGCGTAATTACTTCCCCATTCATCAGCAGTACCTTCGCCTGGCCAGTAAGATAAACCCCCTTCGGTAGTTTGGAAACCTTTAATTCTGTTTATACCTGCTTTGATATTTTTCTCTGTTGTGGCTTTCTGCTGTTCATTCAACGGACTTAATCTATCGAGGAACAATTGAGGGAAAATACCGGAGGTAGTCTGTTCGATACAACCATGAGGATATTGGATCAGATAGCCTAATCGTTTGCCCAGGTTGATTGCCGGGATAGAGGAAACTTCCAATGATCCGGAGTTGGTTCCCGTCATTCCTATTGGTAAATAGTTTACCGCCCATTTGGTATGTGGCTGAACCGTCGCCGAAACTACATTGGTTACATAAGGATTTGGATTTCGGATATCCATTTCTACATCGTAAACTGTTTTTTCAGCTCCACTCTGCGCAATTACTTTTACTTTGGCAATACCTACGTTATTCGGTGCTTTTACCTCAAAAGAAGTCATCTGCTCGCCCGTTTGTTTATAGTAAAGCTGCTGTTTATTAGTACCCTGAACAATTAAATTGCTGGCCTGAAGCTGTACGGATACATTTTTAAGGTTGTTCTCTGTGGCAAAAACAGTTACAGGTAATGTAAAACTTTCTCCCGGACCAATTACCCTTGGCAGGGTAGCCAGCACCATTAACGGTTTTTTAACCTGAACTGATTTTTCTGCAAAACCATAAGCCGCATCCTGTCCGGCAACTACCATAGCCCTCACCGCACCTATATATTGAGGCAATTTAAACTTATGTGTTTTGCTTTCGCCTTTACCAATGGTAAATGGCCCCATAAATTTAACTACTGCCTGAAAGCGATTCGCTTTAGCTGGATTGAGGTTTTTATTGATGCTTCCGTCACCACCAATGCTTAAAATACGCTCTAAATTTCCACCCCAGGCACCTAAAACATAATCGAACAAATCCCATGTTTTAACACCCAAACCTTCGCGGGCATAAAATGCGCCATGTGGGTCTGGTGTTTTATAACGGGTTAAATCCAGTAAACCTTCGTCAACCAAAGCAATGGTATAAGTCATCGCCTTGCCGTTTTGCTCTCCAACGGTTATGGTGTTTTCCGTTTCAGGTTTAATTTTATCCAACATTTTTATTGTTGGTTTCAAAATGGTTTGCGGATCTTCTACCGAAAGTGGAATGGCACCATACATCCTGATTGGTAAATCGTTCACCGTTTGTGCGTGAGGTTGTAATAGGGTAATATTGGCAAAAACATTCGGTGCCATTTCCTTCTCCGCTTTAAACTTAAATTGCGTTTGTCCGGCTTTGGTATCTACCCAGAAAGTTTTTAAAACGCGGCTTCCATTTTCAATAGAGATTAGTGCCCTGCCGTTTTTACCCGTTGGGATAGTTAAAGTAATATCCTCGCCCACAGTGAATTTCTCTTTATTGGCGGTGAAAGAAAGCATAGAAGCTTCAGTAGGGTTACTGCCTTGCTCGCGCTGCGCCCATCCTGGCCAATCTACATAAACTGATTTTCCGGTAACATGGCCGCCGTTTACATCGCGCACCAAAATCAAGTAACGTCCCCATTCTGGTTCATCAACACGTAAATTCCAGCTTCCTTTGCCATTAAATAAGTTAACCTGATGGCTTTCTACCAGTTTATTAAACTGATTTTGGGTAAAGTTGGCATAAGTATCCTGGTTATCCTGTTCCCACCACCAGCGCCATTGGGTTTTATATAATTCCACCGTAACGGTTTTGGTGCCACTCAATAATTTTCCATCGGTATTTACATTAACGATTTCAATTTTATGTTCTTTTCCGGTAACCAACATACCACTTAAACGATCGCCCTTTTCAGCACGGATGCCTAAATAGCTATTGTACACGTGGTAAGGAATACTGAAATTATCTATACTGAAATTACCGCCCGGTTCGAAAACTTTTGTGGTGAAATTTGCCCTTAATACACCTGGAGCAGTATTATTCTCATTTAAATTGGTATTAATCTGCGCGGTACCATTCTGGTTTAAAGTACCTTCAAAAATGGTTTTTAACTGCGATTCGAAGTTAACCGTCGGATTATCGAAACTGAAACCTTCAAAACCCTTAAACTTGGTTTCGGTAGTGTTTAAATTCACATCAACCTTTGCCTTTAAATTTTGAGCTACTGCACCAAACAACCATTTGGCCGATAGGGTAGCGGCAGAAGTACCTGAGCTTAAATATGCCCTGTTACCAATGTTGAAATCAATTTTTAAACGGTTTGGCATTACCGTTTCAATTTTTAAAGTTTTGGTAAAAGTAGCACCACCTGCTTTAACTTTTGCCATCCAGTTACCAGTAGGCGCTGTACTTTCGGTAGCAGTTTTGAAAGTGTAAAATCCATTTGTGGGTTTACCATTGATGAGGCGTTTATACAATTGTCCTTTTGGATTGTAAAACTCCATGGTTACCGGGTAATTGGCTGGCAGCTTTTTAAGTTTATCTTCCAGAACGAAGGAAACAAACAAACTATCGCCAGGGCGCCAAACACCGCGTTCGCCATAAATAAAACCTTTCAGGCCACTTTGAACCACATCACCACCTACATCGAAACGACTTAACGGAAGTGAACTTCCATCATCCAGTTTGAGGTATCCTCTTTCAGAGCCATTCTTGGCAATTAATAAGAAAGGCTGACGTTTTAAATCAAATTTTGCAAAACCATCACCATCGGTTTTAGTGGTAAATATAATCTGTTTCTGGTAATCCATTAGTTCCAGGTTAACCCCGCTCAATGGTTTAGCAGTCAATAAATCTGTTGCGATAATCAGCATTGAATTATCATTTCCTCTTTTGGCCACCAAACCAATATTTGAAGCAATTAAGTTTCGGCTGGCCCAACGTTGGTTGGTATAGAACGAAGGGGTACAAGGATTGTCCTTATCATTCCACCTGTAATTTGATGGATAATAATTGTTGTAACGCTGCCAGAAATCGTCATCCTCATCAATCTTTTCACCATAGCCTTCATCATCACCATATTCGCTTTCTTCATCGTTACTATCGCCTTTTTCTACTCCGGCTTTGCAATTGTAAGCGTTATATTCCTGTCTGAAAGCAATGGTAACACGGTACATGGCTCCAGGTTCAGTCCGGATCATTTTATCCAGATCGAGTGTAAATCGGTTCTTTTTGTGCAGGTTTAGTGCTTTATCCTCATCTAAACGTACAGTTTTCTGTAAAATAGGTTTCGCCACCCTGCGCAGCTCGTTACCATCTTTGTAACTATTGGTTTGGAAAAACTGCGGGATATTATTTTCGTAAATTTTAATTACCGTTACATCAACCGCTTTTAAATTAATCGCTTCGAAAGGTAAAACCAGTTTGCCTGAATTAGGTAAAATGGTACCGGCACCCGCGATGGTAACTGATGGCAATTTATCTTCAAAAACAAGATTGGCTACTTTACCGGTGGTTAGCTTTTTAGCATTTATATTTTCGACCCCTGCATTTACACTTAATGCATAATTGCCTTTTAATTCTTCAGGAGCGTACACTTTAACCTGACTGGCATCAATGGTATATCTCACATCGCTTAGGTTGCCCAGCGTAATCATACCGGTTAAATCCTGCCCTACACCAATCGGTTCCGAAAATTGTACCAGGGCATAATCTTCTTCTCCCTGGATGGCTTTCATGTCCAGTATCTCGAATTTATTTATCGACGGAACGCGTACCTCCACTTCTCCTTTTTGATCGGCATCAATGGCATCACCATCCCATTCTAATTTTAGATTTTGGTCGTTACCTGTTTTTTTTATGCTATCGATGGTAAATTTTGAAGTATTTTTAGCCGGATCATGCTGCCATTTGATTTTTAATTTCTGATCAAAATCCAATGAAAGTGTTTTTTCAATTTTACTCGTTTCTTCAACATCTGCTGTAGCTACTTCACCTGTAAGTTTCATATAGTCAAGGGAAGTATTGTTTTGCGATACCAATCCGTTTTGAGAAAGCATGATGCCCGGGGTAATCACTTTAAACTCAAAGTCGAAATCTTCGAGTCCTTTTTCGGTAGCAGAAACTTCTGATAATTTGAAAGTCGCTTCGTAATTTTTGCCAGGTTTAAGGTTTTCATCAGGCCTGAACTCTACCGTTTGCGGATCGATCCAATAGGTTTTTCCTGAAATGGAAGGGGAGAAGTCGAAAAGTTCGCGTGAGTCGGCTTTGCCTAAATCCTGCATGCCCGTAGCAGCATTGGCCAGGTGGACGCGGATAAAACTCTTTTTCGAAATGGTTCCGGAAGTATAGGCTTCGATATACTTTGCGTAAGCCTGGTTTTCTTCGTGGTTTTTCTTCTTCCTGTTAAAATAAATAAACACGATTGCAGCTATTGAAATAGCGAGCAAACCGATAAAAATAAATTTCTTTTTTGAGGACGATTGATAGGTAGATGGTTGTTCCATGAATGAAATTCGTTAAGATAAATTGGAGTATAATGTTGCGGTTGCCACAATTGCTATGCCGTAATTGACATGATTAAACCTAAAACCCGCTATTCCATCTGAAAATTAACTAAAATCGACGTTAAAAGAAATAATGTTGAAAATTAAAGCGAATGGTTTGCTCATTTGCATGGATTTGGATAAGTTTACAAGATCAACCCAATACAACCAGATATGATCAGGAAACTCTTAATTTTTTCGTGTTTATTAATTTCTACACATTTTTGTTTTGCGCAGAAAGCCGAAGTAGAAAATGCAGTTACCCAATTAACCAAACTGATGGTTACACCTGATAGCGCCGCTTTGGATAAAATTGTGCTGAATAATTTAAGCTATGGTCACTCTAGCGGGAAAATTCAAACCAAACAGGAGTTTTTACATTCTTTACTTTCCGGCGAATCTGATTTTGTAGATATCAATTTAACAGATCAATCGGTTATTATTCAGAATAAAACGGCCTTGGTTAGACATACTCTGAATGCTAAAACGAATGATAAAAATGTTCCAGGAAATGTAAAACTGTATATTCTTTTAATCTGGAGTAAAGAAAAATCAGGCTGGAAATTGCTTGGCAGACAAGCGGTTAAAGTGCCTTAGTCGAGTTTGGAGTTTGCAGTTGGGAGTTTTCAGTTCTGGATGCAGAACCCGGAATACGGTTAAGGTGCCTTAGTTGAGTTTGGAGTTTGGAGTTTTCAGTTCTGGATGCAGAACCCGGAATACGGTTAAGGTGCCTTAGGTTAGGTTGCAGTTTTAAGTTTTGGATGTAGAACTAGCGGAAGTACTAAAGTTATATACTTAGAATCTATGAGGGATAACTCCGAACTCACCACTCCAAACCCCCAAATTATTTAATCATCACCCCCGGTCTATTCACCAACGGGATTTTAATCAGATTGGAATCGATAATGCTTTCCGGCAGGAAAATAAACTTTTTGTCGTAAATGGTGCTGCCGATGTAATAACTAAGCCAGTATTCGTTGGTTAAACCAAAAACTTCAGGATCTATAGCTTCTACCCCGGCAAAGGAATTGGCCTCCATATCGCCAACGAAATGTCTTAAAACTGAAGTTTTTACCGGCTTGCCATCTTTTTCACCATAACCTTTTGAGC
Proteins encoded:
- the pbpC gene encoding penicillin-binding protein 1C, encoding MNKIPKAFLISDLICIVLLLTFLFSLPSKLFKTPTSFVIEASNGKLLSAAIASDGQWRFPVADSVPVKFKDCIIAFEDKRFYNHFGVDILAMSRAMRQNWRAKSVVSGGSTLTMQVIRLSRKQDRTVWQKLLEVILALRLELKYSKAEILGLYAANAPFGSNVVGLEAASWRYYGRDAKTLSWGEMATLAVLPNSPSLVHPGKNSTRLIKKRNDLLDKLAQLHYIDQATANLSKLEPVPGKPMPLPQNAPHLLNRFKTERVSLKINSTRITSTLDENIQLKINTILKRYNNRYRANDINNISALVLDARTGHVVSYVGNIYQPENADLQSHVDMIKAPRSPGSTLKPLLYASMMNDGFILPHTLIPDIPTQIAGYSPQNYDLGYDGAIAADKALSRSLNIPAVKMLQQYKYERFYDKLKKLGIGTLNQPADHYGLSLILGGSEVTMWDLANTYMGMVRTLNHFNTYKGLYNPDDYKPATYFQNESKDEKDEQRNSFLDHGSIWVTFNAMEEVMRPGDEGLWEQFSSSQRVAWKTGTSFGFRDAWAVGLTPNYVVCVWVGNADGEGRPGLVGIEAAAPVLFDIFRLLPNGKWFETPTTKLKKLKICKQSGYKAGEYCTNVVEELVPVSGEKTMVCPYHKLVHLDKTGTYRVTDQCESVTNMQHKSWFILPPAMEYYYKIKNSDYKNLPPFKEGCNPSGGNSVMEVIYPKNNAIVYIPLELDGTRGKIVINAAHRNSSSKIYWHIDNEYVATTTNFHQLAISPPPGKHTLTLVDENGERLVQVFTVLDKEKKGGR
- a CDS encoding nuclear transport factor 2 family protein, producing the protein MIRKLLIFSCLLISTHFCFAQKAEVENAVTQLTKLMVTPDSAALDKIVLNNLSYGHSSGKIQTKQEFLHSLLSGESDFVDINLTDQSVIIQNKTALVRHTLNAKTNDKNVPGNVKLYILLIWSKEKSGWKLLGRQAVKVP
- a CDS encoding alpha-2-macroglobulin family protein encodes the protein MEQPSTYQSSSKKKFIFIGLLAISIAAIVFIYFNRKKKNHEENQAYAKYIEAYTSGTISKKSFIRVHLANAATGMQDLGKADSRELFDFSPSISGKTYWIDPQTVEFRPDENLKPGKNYEATFKLSEVSATEKGLEDFDFEFKVITPGIMLSQNGLVSQNNTSLDYMKLTGEVATADVEETSKIEKTLSLDFDQKLKIKWQHDPAKNTSKFTIDSIKKTGNDQNLKLEWDGDAIDADQKGEVEVRVPSINKFEILDMKAIQGEEDYALVQFSEPIGVGQDLTGMITLGNLSDVRYTIDASQVKVYAPEELKGNYALSVNAGVENINAKKLTTGKVANLVFEDKLPSVTIAGAGTILPNSGKLVLPFEAINLKAVDVTVIKIYENNIPQFFQTNSYKDGNELRRVAKPILQKTVRLDEDKALNLHKKNRFTLDLDKMIRTEPGAMYRVTIAFRQEYNAYNCKAGVEKGDSNDEESEYGDDEGYGEKIDEDDDFWQRYNNYYPSNYRWNDKDNPCTPSFYTNQRWASRNLIASNIGLVAKRGNDNSMLIIATDLLTAKPLSGVNLELMDYQKQIIFTTKTDGDGFAKFDLKRQPFLLIAKNGSERGYLKLDDGSSLPLSRFDVGGDVVQSGLKGFIYGERGVWRPGDSLFVSFVLEDKLKKLPANYPVTMEFYNPKGQLYKRLINGKPTNGFYTFKTATESTAPTGNWMAKVKAGGATFTKTLKIETVMPNRLKIDFNIGNRAYLSSGTSAATLSAKWLFGAVAQNLKAKVDVNLNTTETKFKGFEGFSFDNPTVNFESQLKTIFEGTLNQNGTAQINTNLNENNTAPGVLRANFTTKVFEPGGNFSIDNFSIPYHVYNSYLGIRAEKGDRLSGMLVTGKEHKIEIVNVNTDGKLLSGTKTVTVELYKTQWRWWWEQDNQDTYANFTQNQFNKLVESHQVNLFNGKGSWNLRVDEPEWGRYLILVRDVNGGHVTGKSVYVDWPGWAQREQGSNPTEASMLSFTANKEKFTVGEDITLTIPTGKNGRALISIENGSRVLKTFWVDTKAGQTQFKFKAEKEMAPNVFANITLLQPHAQTVNDLPIRMYGAIPLSVEDPQTILKPTIKMLDKIKPETENTITVGEQNGKAMTYTIALVDEGLLDLTRYKTPDPHGAFYAREGLGVKTWDLFDYVLGAWGGNLERILSIGGDGSINKNLNPAKANRFQAVVKFMGPFTIGKGESKTHKFKLPQYIGAVRAMVVAGQDAAYGFAEKSVQVKKPLMVLATLPRVIGPGESFTLPVTVFATENNLKNVSVQLQASNLIVQGTNKQQLYYKQTGEQMTSFEVKAPNNVGIAKVKVIAQSGAEKTVYDVEMDIRNPNPYVTNVVSATVQPHTKWAVNYLPIGMTGTNSGSLEVSSIPAINLGKRLGYLIQYPHGCIEQTTSGIFPQLFLDRLSPLNEQQKATTEKNIKAGINRIKGFQTTEGGLSYWPGEGTADEWGSNYAGHFLVEAQNAGYTLPVGLLDDLLRYQKSKAANWAPNSNNFYGGDLSQAYRLYMLALAKKPEMAAMNRLKAFEYLSVAAKWRLAAAYKLAGQNDVAQNMIRGLDTSIQAYKQLGGTYGSDVRDQAMILETLTLLGQKAKAASLLQPLAAKLGENTWYSTQTTAYSLLAIAKFCGSNQSANKLQYQYVLDGKTAPVNSNQYINSTPVTFKGNTASVTNNGNNVLFVRLVLEGQPVAGQNNFLPNRPEVLDMNVIYKRLNGKVLDPSILKQGTDFYAEVTVKNPGRMGYYEQMALTQIFPSGWEIINTRVNDNQSILASSPFTYQDIRDDRVFTYFNVREGESLVYKVLLNASYLGKFYLSAVQCEAMYNNDISATEAGKWVQVVK